The following nucleotide sequence is from Triticum aestivum cultivar Chinese Spring unplaced genomic scaffold, IWGSC CS RefSeq v2.1 scaffold62886, whole genome shotgun sequence.
GCTCGGCCTCAATCAGTTCTCGGACCTCACCAGCGAAGAGTTCACGGAGAAGCACCTCGGGTACCGCCACCAGCACGGCGTGGACAGCACGCCGGTGGCCGCGGTGAACATGTCCAATGCTCAGTTCGACTCCACGCCGGACAGCGTGGACTGGAGGGCCGCGGGTGCCGTCACCCAAGTCAAGAACCAAGGCTCATGCGGTAAGAATCTACAGCtcctgcaatgcatgcatgcatatattaaTTTAATGTAACGCCGTAGCATAAGCCAAAGTTCCCAAATGAATATACACGTACAGGTTGTTGGTGGGCGTTCGCGGCGGTAGCGGCGACGGAGGGGCTCGTAAAGATAGCCACTGGCAACCTCATCTccatgtcagagcagcaggtgctGGACTGCACGGGCGGCGCCAACTCCTGCAACGGCGGCGACATCAACGCCGCCCTAAGCTACGTCGCCTCGAGTGGCGGCCTTCAGCCAGAGGAATCCTACGCGTATACCGGCCAGCAGGGCGCGTGCCGCAGCAGCAGCGCCAGCCCAAACTCGGCCGCCTCCATCGGCGCCCCCCGAATGGTGGAACTGCACGGCGACGAAGGCACCTTGCAGGAGCTCGCGGCCAGACAGCCGGTGGCCGTGCCCATGGAGGCTGACCGTGACTTCCAGCACTATATGAGGGGCGTGTGCACCGGCAGCTCGTCGTGTGGACAGAACCTGAACCACGGCGTGACGGTGGTGGGCTACGGGACGGACAGCGGCGGGCAGGCGTACTGGATGGTGAAGAACCAGTGGGGGACGGGGTGGGGCGAGGGGGGCTACATGCGCCTCACGCGCGGGAACGGCGGCAACTGCGGCATGGCCACCTACGCCTACTACCCGACCATGGACGGCTCTTAAACACCACTACTACTGTACATCAGTCGGTCCATGCATCATCGAGTACTATAGTTTATCAGCACCATGCAGTATATACGGATTTACTTTCTGAATAAAGCATGGATCCTTGTAAAAAAGATCCATTTGCCTATGTAATAC
It contains:
- the LOC123176854 gene encoding zingipain-2-like, yielding MASTHSSRRLDGTLFALLLVLAAATAFVSAAAARGDALAARHERWMAKFGREYTDAAEKLRRQEVFAANARHVEAVNRAGNRTYTLGLNQFSDLTSEEFTEKHLGYRHQHGVDSTPVAAVNMSNAQFDSTPDSVDWRAAGAVTQVKNQGSCGCWWAFAAVAATEGLVKIATGNLISMSEQQVLDCTGGANSCNGGDINAALSYVASSGGLQPEESYAYTGQQGACRSSSASPNSAASIGAPRMVELHGDEGTLQELAARQPVAVPMEADRDFQHYMRGVCTGSSSCGQNLNHGVTVVGYGTDSGGQAYWMVKNQWGTGWGEGGYMRLTRGNGGNCGMATYAYYPTMDGS